A single region of the candidate division KSB1 bacterium genome encodes:
- a CDS encoding Uma2 family endonuclease, with translation MATAVEPIAAYEEEGVIAEPGVSPKPASTPIGLTLEEANKLAAGRPFELIKGKMVFKTPDDQHSEAQARLSAKLVNYIEANPIGRVRTEFTLRLWPEKPTEGRVPDLCVILNENIRKGERYGSRAPDLAIEIVSREDGWADLFEKAELYFEKGSRVVWFVDPFHKGVEVVTPNDRRWVKDTLTCPELLPGFSINVQDIFTWPSAPAKAAE, from the coding sequence ATGGCAACCGCTGTCGAGCCAATCGCCGCTTATGAAGAAGAAGGCGTTATTGCCGAACCAGGGGTATCACCCAAACCTGCATCCACGCCAATCGGCCTGACTTTGGAAGAGGCAAACAAATTGGCGGCAGGGAGGCCTTTTGAGCTTATCAAGGGAAAGATGGTTTTCAAAACGCCAGATGATCAACATTCAGAAGCACAGGCGCGATTAAGCGCTAAATTGGTCAATTATATTGAAGCCAATCCCATTGGCCGAGTCCGCACGGAATTTACGCTTCGCCTGTGGCCGGAAAAACCGACGGAGGGACGTGTACCCGATCTTTGCGTCATTCTCAACGAAAATATTCGAAAGGGAGAGCGTTACGGCAGCCGCGCCCCGGATTTGGCCATCGAAATCGTCTCGCGCGAAGACGGCTGGGCCGATCTTTTTGAAAAGGCCGAGTTATATTTTGAAAAAGGCAGCCGCGTTGTGTGGTTCGTCGATCCTTTTCATAAAGGCGTTGAAGTGGTTACACCCAATGACCGGCGATGGGTCAAGGACACGCTCACTTGTCCCGAGCTTCTGCCGGGCTTTTCGATCAACGTGCAAGATATTTTTACCTGGCCTTCGGCGCCGGCAAAAGCTGCCGAATAA
- the alr gene encoding alanine racemase produces MISLRQLGSPLRPAWVEVNLTRLRQNSRIIRADMPPALKWCAVVKDQAYGHGAVEIARETIQAGAACLAVATLDEALELQEAQLGAPILIFGERPQSELEWCIEKDFAIFVNDPAQAKQADEIARDKKKRIHVHVEIDTGLSRYGVRWTKALSVIESILPLANLQLVGLMTHFAMSDELDKTFAYEQLRRFEEVIQQLRERKILPAKSILLHACNSGGYLDLPPAHFDMVRMGILPLGVYPSKVCRRLAGLAPVMSVKTRIATMKEIAPGDTVGYGMRYRAESPRRIAVLPIGYGDGFPRVRNTGYVLVRGKRAPIIGGNAMDAMMIDITDIPETNLWDEVAIVGKQGDDEISVHDLAAWGQTVSYDIMTRWSVRMPRVYIE; encoded by the coding sequence ATGATCTCCCTTCGCCAACTTGGTTCCCCGCTTCGCCCCGCCTGGGTTGAAGTCAATCTCACCCGACTGCGTCAAAATTCAAGAATCATTCGTGCCGACATGCCGCCCGCGCTAAAATGGTGCGCGGTGGTCAAAGATCAAGCCTACGGTCACGGCGCGGTTGAAATTGCTCGAGAAACGATTCAGGCCGGCGCCGCTTGTCTTGCCGTTGCCACGCTTGACGAAGCGCTCGAGCTGCAGGAGGCGCAGCTTGGCGCTCCCATTTTAATTTTCGGCGAACGCCCGCAAAGCGAGCTGGAATGGTGTATTGAAAAAGATTTCGCGATCTTTGTCAATGACCCGGCTCAGGCGAAACAAGCCGATGAAATCGCGCGTGACAAGAAAAAGCGAATTCATGTTCATGTCGAAATTGACACCGGTCTCAGCCGTTACGGTGTGCGTTGGACAAAAGCCTTGTCCGTTATCGAGTCGATCCTGCCGCTTGCAAACTTGCAGCTTGTGGGCCTGATGACGCATTTCGCCATGTCGGACGAGCTGGACAAGACGTTTGCGTATGAACAACTGCGCCGTTTTGAAGAAGTCATTCAGCAACTGCGGGAGCGGAAAATCCTGCCGGCAAAATCGATTTTGCTCCACGCGTGCAACAGCGGCGGCTATCTCGATCTTCCGCCGGCGCATTTTGACATGGTGCGCATGGGCATTTTGCCGCTTGGCGTTTATCCGTCCAAAGTCTGCCGGCGCCTTGCAGGCCTGGCGCCGGTCATGTCCGTCAAAACGCGAATCGCCACGATGAAAGAAATCGCGCCAGGCGATACAGTAGGGTATGGCATGCGCTATCGTGCCGAATCGCCGCGCAGGATTGCGGTGTTGCCCATCGGCTACGGCGACGGCTTTCCGCGCGTTCGCAACACGGGATACGTTTTGGTTCGCGGCAAGCGCGCCCCCATCATCGGCGGCAACGCCATGGATGCGATGATGATCGACATTACCGACATTCCTGAAACGAATTTGTGGGATGAGGTTGCCATCGTCGGCAAGCAAGGCGACGATGAGATTTCGGTGCACGATCTGGCGGCGTGGGGCCAAACCGTTTCTTACGACATCATGACGCGGTGGAGTGTGAGGATGCCGCGTGTTTATATTGAATGA